A segment of the Ipomoea triloba cultivar NCNSP0323 chromosome 1, ASM357664v1 genome:
GATAAAACTTGAGAAATGTTTTCTCTGAACTCTGTCAAACCTTGTTATGAATGATTACGCAAATGGGATTCCCTAGAACAGTAAAAGattgagcatatataattatgatgaCAATGATGCGGTTTTATGGCTTGATAACGGATTTGACATATGCGGTTTTATGGCTTTCGTGCAATGGCTTTAAATGATAGAATCTTTTTATTGTTATCAAATAATCTTGGATtacatttgtttgtttttgttttgacaTTTATTCAACTTCTGGAGTGTGGTGTACCAATTGTGTGTAAAATTCTTTCTGAATATTTCAATTTTCTGATTATAAATGGAGCTTCCTTAATATCTGTAAACATAAATTTATCATGGTTTTATTCGGTAAGAAATTTTCTTATCTGAATGATTAGTTCTTGCTTGTTTAGATGTGTTCCTCATTGGGTTTTTAAGATGTGAATTCCATTGGCTCATGGCATTCATGTACGTGTATAATATGTAGCTTCatgtcttttttccattttttgtatGGAGATAGCAAAGTTTGATATCATGGTATTTGCTTCATTTCACTTCTTGGCTTTTGTGATATTTATCTTGCCTTGTCTAACACTTATTTGTATCATGCGATCTGTCCACAGACTGCTGTTATGTCCCTTGGAAGGGAGGAGCTTCATTTGGTTGCGATGCAGTCTAGGGAGTATGGTGGTGTTTGCCCTTGTTTTTGGGGATTCATTGTCTCCCCAGGACTATATAGTTCTTGCCTGGTCATGCTGAACCTTAGATGTCTTGGAATTGTATTTGATCTTGATGAAACACTCATAGTTGCCAACACTCTCCGTTCATTTGAAGATAGGATAGAGAACTTGCAGCGTAAAATAAATGCTGAGGCTGACCCACAACGTGTATTGGGAATGGTGGCTGAGGTGAAGCGTTATCAAGAAGATAAAAGTATATTGAAGCAATATGCTGAAAATGATCAGGTCATTGATAATGGAAAAGTGATCAAATGTCAGCCTGAAGTCTTTCCAGCTTTATCTGACAGTCATCAGCCAATTGTTCGGCCACTTATTAGGCTACTTGATAAAAACATTATTCTGACCCGTATTAATCCATTggtatgtatattatagtaatgGTCAACTTCTTAAAGGCTTGATGACAGGGTTAATATATAGTAAGTTGATAATTGCATATGGGTAATTGTTTGTTAACAGATTCGTGATACAAGTGTTCTTGTGAGATTGAGACCTGCATGGGAGGATCTCCGAAGCTACTTGACTGCAAGGGGTAGGAAGCGTTTTGAAGTCTATGTTTGCACCATGGCTGAAAGAGATTATGCTTTAGAAATGTGGAGGCTTCTTGATCCagattcaaatttaattagctCAAATGAGCTGTTGAATCGTATAGTCTGTGTCAAGTCTGGTAAGATTTTAGGCTATGGAGCACTATCACACTTTTAATGCCAACGATTGCAATGGTGAAGATTTGTATTTCCTTGAGGCTcattattttcctttaatttgattttaggcttgaagaaatctttatttaatGTTTTCCAAGATGGAAACTGTCATCCTAAGATGTCGTTGGTCATTGATGATCGCTTAAAAGTGTGGGATGAGAAGGATCAACCCAGAGTGCATGTTGTTCCTGCCTTTGCTCCATATTATGCTCCTCAAGCTGAAGTAAATACTATTATGAAAGTAAATTCTTCTATGAAGTGTTTTCTGCAGTTTGAGCTTGCTATAACTTGATAAAAATGATTATGTAGGGCAACAATTCTGTTCCTGTGCTGTGTGTTGCAAGAAATGTCGCGTGTAATGTCAGGGGTGGTTTTTTCAAGTAATTGTCTTCACCAATGCCTTTCTGTTAAGCTTTTTAagttatcattttttaataaaagtttTTATCTAAAATTTTGAGTAAGAGTCTTCGTTTGTATGGTTGTGGCTGTATTTCTATTTTGATCTTTGACCTTATTTGACAACCATATGTGGTGCAGAGATTTTGATGAGGGCCTCTTACAACGAATTTCAGATGTTGCATATGAagatgatattaaagaaataccTTCTGCTCCTGACGTTAGTAACTATTTGATTTCAGAGGTCAGGAGGAAAAGTTTTTATAGCTTTCTTTGTTCAATCCATTTTTATCTGATTCCAAATGACATGTATATCTGGGTTAATTTAGTAGTTGTATATGATTATATCTGATCAAAGCTCATCTCGCTTTTTCTTGCTCAGGATGATACTACCACTTCAAATGGGAATAAAGACTCCCTTGGCTTTGATGGCATGTCTGATACTGAAGTTGAAAAGAGACTAAAGGTATGCTGATGTAGCTCTTTTAGTCTTTTGATTTTGATAACTGGGATTTTAATTAGTCTTTCTATATACAGTTCCATCCTGtctcccttttcttctttttcaaaacaaataactGTTTTGTAATACATCCAAATAAGGTTTAACATGAATTTACACGATCACTTAGGAGGCACTGTCAGGTTCAGCAACTGTTCCATTGACAGTCCCAAGCTTGGATCCTAGAATATCTCCAGCTTTCCAGTACCCTACGCTgtcgtcttcactctcaatcCCTGCACCAACCATGCATAATCTTGGGATGCCTCTCCCTAGTCAACAGCTACCTCAAGCGACTCCTGTTCTTAAATCATCATTGACTCAAGTGGGGCCTCAAGACACAAGCTTACAGAGTTCTCCTGCTAGAGAAGAAGGTGAGGTACCGGAATCAGAATTGGATCCTGATACTAGGAGGAGACTACTTATTTTACAACATGGTATGGACAACAGAGAGCATGCACCAGGTGAATCTCAGCTTCCTGTACGGCCCTCTGTACCAGCACCTGTTCCTAGGGTTCAACCACGCAGTTGGTTTCCAACAGAGGAAGAAATGGGTCCTGGACAACTGAACCGAGTCCTACCACCTAAGGATTTTCCTTTGAGTGCAGATTCAATGCATATGGAGAAGCACCGACCTCATCATCCTCCTTATCTCCACAAAATGGATGGTGCTGTTCCATCTGATAGACTTGTTGAAAGCCAGATGTTGTCAAAGGAGGCAAGTTGCCTAGTTCCTCTTCCAAATGTGCCTGACATAAATTCTGTTTGCTTTGTTTTGACCTTGCTTTTTAATTCTTGTGTCCAGGCAATACCAAGTGATGATCGAATGAGATTGAATCAATCACTGCCTAGATTTCAATCATTTTCAGGTAAATGATGAATGTTGATCATTTGTTATTCAATCTGCCCTCCCAAATCTTTCATTATATGATTTGGTTTCAATGTGATGAGTTCATATTTCAAACTTTATTCAACTAGGGTGTTGTCTTTTCTGTTCTTTTTGgcttttaaat
Coding sequences within it:
- the LOC116023463 gene encoding RNA polymerase II C-terminal domain phosphatase-like 1 is translated as MYKSMEMVRVYEGETLLGEVELYPQNGVVWGGKEIRVSHYSQPSERCPPLAVLHTITSSSPSGLSFKLESKSPKTQTQDYSPLYVLHSTCLRENKTAVMSLGREELHLVAMQSREYGGVCPCFWGFIVSPGLYSSCLVMLNLRCLGIVFDLDETLIVANTLRSFEDRIENLQRKINAEADPQRVLGMVAEVKRYQEDKSILKQYAENDQVIDNGKVIKCQPEVFPALSDSHQPIVRPLIRLLDKNIILTRINPLIRDTSVLVRLRPAWEDLRSYLTARGRKRFEVYVCTMAERDYALEMWRLLDPDSNLISSNELLNRIVCVKSGLKKSLFNVFQDGNCHPKMSLVIDDRLKVWDEKDQPRVHVVPAFAPYYAPQAEGNNSVPVLCVARNVACNVRGGFFKDFDEGLLQRISDVAYEDDIKEIPSAPDVSNYLISEDDTTTSNGNKDSLGFDGMSDTEVEKRLKEALSGSATVPLTVPSLDPRISPAFQYPTLSSSLSIPAPTMHNLGMPLPSQQLPQATPVLKSSLTQVGPQDTSLQSSPAREEGEVPESELDPDTRRRLLILQHGMDNREHAPGESQLPVRPSVPAPVPRVQPRSWFPTEEEMGPGQLNRVLPPKDFPLSADSMHMEKHRPHHPPYLHKMDGAVPSDRLVESQMLSKEAIPSDDRMRLNQSLPRFQSFSGEEVPLARSGNRDLDLEPGRFDSYAETEVGALHDIALKCGTKLEYRSTLVSSSDLQFNAEAWFAGEKIGVGIGRTRREAQHYAAERSLKNLADKYMSRLNPDSSSVPGDGIRNGFGNDNCVFGYQSIKEDVLPFSSTSEPLRGLDSKLEASKKSMGSVAALRELCTTEGLSLAFQTQPQLSAAPGQKNEIHAQVEIDGEVFGKGIGSTWDEAKAQAAERALGALKSTLGQFSHKRQGSPRSLQVFSNKRLKPEYPRFVQRVSSSSKYSKNASAVP